A single region of the Vicia villosa cultivar HV-30 ecotype Madison, WI linkage group LG4, Vvil1.0, whole genome shotgun sequence genome encodes:
- the LOC131597508 gene encoding uncharacterized protein LOC131597508, whose amino-acid sequence MGTRGKRGRGRPKLAPSSPAPQPSQASSTVKETPVLEENEPVILVESLQQSYEAQDLTNMKTLNSEKEHNLKETTQPEQKLWVDIVSENRNPSKGLSIQYVAPNLVDGEVEVAIEEDDVASEIHFWANSLILYAFGEDLSMNMVKNYMAKTWNFVKLPNLYYNDDGYFILRFHSHDDMDAVLMKGPYTLRNVPLLLQEWRPDFNLKRDMLRTLPIWVKLPQLPMCLWGEKILSKIGIAIGFPLVMDECTASKLRVSYARILVEVDVTKDFVKEIPIRDCEGRKIKKMVEYEWRPKLCDKCKKLGHQCKEPVRKVERKWQPKPLILVNVTTNEHTKSTPIAKNVTVEQGTNSSKDSHEMDKNVDETPWTLVKSTREKGKKISTDAPDVINCLNGFDALGITNDSLVTVEAPINKNVWIRHCKYIDNYNKHANGRVWISWNAAKYDIQKIQSTDQAIHCGVYDHQGKFKYYLTAVYAHNTLAQRKILWQTIVSIHSTVQGPWCIIGDFNNVMSSQGWIGGRMVKEAEYGDLHEMMKPTDLCEMDSSGDHFTWNNRQIVGTVYSRIDRVLGNMDGFHDSMDIKLKFSPLSVSDHALLYLEQKNYRHKASRFKFHNCITEMEGFKETVENSWREPITGTTMYILWNKL is encoded by the exons ATGGGAACGCGCGGGAAACGTGGACGAGGGAGGCCAAAATTGGCGCCATCGTCACCGGCACCTCAACCGTCACAAGCGTCTTCAACTGTGAAGGAGACTCCTGTTCTGGAAGAGAATGAACCAGTGATATTGGTGGAAAGCTTGCAACAATCCTATGAAGCGCAAGACCTAACAAATATGAAAACCCTAAATTCGGAAAAGGAGCACAATTTGAAGGAAACTACGCAACCTGAGCAGAAATTATGGGTGGATATCGTGTCTGAGAATAGGAATCCTTCAAAAGGCCTGTCAATTCAATATGTGGCTCCTAATCTGGTTGATGGAGAAGTTGAAGTTGCGATTGAGGAAGACGATGTtgcttcggagattcatttctGGGCAAATTCTTTGATACTATATGCTTTTGGAGAAGATCTCAGTATGAACATGGTGAAGAACTACATGGCAAAAACGTGGAATTTCGTGAAGCTACCTAATCTGTATTACAACGATGATGGATACTTCATCCTCagatttcactctcatgatgacATGGATGCGGTTCTGATGAAGGGACCATACACGCTGAGGAACGTTCCGCTTTTGCTTCAAGAATGGAGACCAGATTTCAACCTAAAAAGGGATATGCTGAGGACTCTTCCAATTTGGGTTAAGTTGCCACAACTTCCAATGTGTCTATGGGGGGAAAAGATTCTTAGCAAGATTGGAATCGCCATTGGATTTCCTCTGGTCATGGATGAATGCACAGCCAGCAAGCTTAGAGTCTCTTATGCTAGAATTCTAGTGGAGGTGGATGTTACTAAAGATTTTGTGAAGGAGATTCCTATTAGAGATTGTGAGGGTAGGAAGATCAAAAAAATGGTGGAATACGAATGGAGGCCAAAATTATGTGACAAATGTAAGAAACTTGGTCATCAATGCAAGGAACCTGTAAGAAAAGTTGAGAGGAAATGGCAACCTAAACCTCTGATCCTAGTGAATGTGACCACAAATGAGCATACCAAATCCACACCTATTGCTAAGAATGTCACTGTGGAGCAAGGAACTAATTCCTCAAAGGATAGTCATGAGATGGACAAGAATGTTGATGAGACACCATGGACCTTGGTGAAATCTACAAGAGAGAAAGGTAAGAAAATCTCTACTGATGCCCCTGATGTGATTAACTGTTTAAATGGATTTGATGCACTAGGAATTACGAATGATTCACTAGTGACTGTGGAGG CCCCCATTAACAAAAATGTCTGGATCCGCCACTGCAAGTACATAGATAATTACAATAAGCATGCTAATGGTAGAGTGTGGATATCCTGGAATGCTGCTAAGTATGACATACAGAAGATCCAAAGCACTGACCAGGCTATACATTGTGGTGTGTATGATCACCAGGGCAAGTTTAAATACTACCTGACTGCAGTCTATGCTCACAACACCCTGGCTCAAAGGAAAATTTTGTGGCAGACCATTGTAAGTATTCATTCTACTGTCCAAGGACCTTGGTGCATTATTGGAGACTTCAATAATGTGATGAGTTCCCAGGGCTGGATTGGTGGTAGGATGGTTAAAGAGGCTGAATATGGAGACTTGCATGAGATGATGAAGCCGACTGACTTGTGTGAAATGGATAGTAGTGGAGATCATTTTACTTGGAACAATAGGCAAATTGTTGGGACTGTCTACTCAAGAATAGATAGAGTGCTTGGTAATATGGACGGGTTCCATGATAGCATGGATATAAAGCTTAAATTCTCACCTCTTAGTGTGTCTGACCATGCCTTATTGTATCTGGAGCAGAAGAATTACAGGCATAAGGCTAGCAGATTTAAATTTCATAATTGCATAACTGAGATGGAGGGCTTCAAAGAGACTGTGGAAAATAGTTGGAGAGAGCCTATCACAGGTACTACTATGTATATCCTGTGGAACAAGCTCTAA
- the LOC131597509 gene encoding protein PXR1-like yields MGIIQSIDSTPQANPEVRTRRGPVLADFEVFFRNERPEVIVHYIAMHTKVGSDCDPIWISKQKLLNSKYGVTEVVPEQERRTKRKLDLPSISEEKRQKDKEEETHKKKQKEEREEEKKKQKKKRKEEEKNKGKKSEKKDVEKEKKKEVEKEMENCK; encoded by the coding sequence ATGGGTATAATTCAATCTATTGATTCTACTCCTCAAGCAAACCCAGAGGTTAGAACCAGAAGAGGTCCTGTTTTGGCTGATTTTGAGGTGTTCTTCAGAAATGAACGACCAGAAGTTATTGTTCATTACATTGCTATGCACACGAAAGTTGGTTCTGACTGTGATCCTATCTGGATAAGCAAGCAGAAACTTCTGAATAGTAAGTATGGAGTTACAGAAGTTGTGCCAgagcaagaaagaagaacaaagcgaaAGCTAGACCTTCCATCTATTAGTGAGGAGAAGAGGCAGAAAGATAAGGAAGAAGAAACACATAAGAAGAAACAGaaggaagaaagagaagaagaaaagaagaagcagaagaagaaaagGAAGGAAGAGGAAAAGAATAAAGGAAAGAAGTCAGAGAAGAaagatgttgaaaaagaaaagaagaaagaagttGAAAAGGAAATGGAAAACTGTAAATGA